ATTCGTCAGCAGGTGGCGCAGCAGCATGCCGGTGCCAGTGTCAATGATCTGACCGACGATCAACGGGTCGATGTGCTTTCCGGTAATGCGGCGCTGAACGGCGTGCCGGTTACCCTGGAGGCGGTGGATCTGGTGAAGGCGCCCGCGGCCTGAGCGCTGGCAAGCATGCCCCCCCTCCGCTATGGTTGGGACAACGCAATCCGCAGGGGGTGTCATGTTTGCCAGAGAACGCGTCTATTTCTTTTCAGCAGGGCTGATTTTTCTTCTGGTGCTGCTGGGCGCGGGATGGTCTGATCAGTTTCGTCATGTGGCGGGGCTGGCGCTGGACGTACTGGGTCACTACTTCGGCTGGTTCTATTTGCTGGCCGTTTTCCTGTTCGTGGTGTTCCTGCTCTATCTGGCGATGGGCCGTTACGGCAAGATTCGTCTCGGCCCCCAGGACAGTGCGCCGGATTTCAGTTTTTTTTCCTGGATCAACATGCTGCTGTCCGCCGGGTTTGGCGTCGGGCTGGTGTTCTATGGCATGGCCGAGCCCATGCTGCATTACCTGACGCCGCCGCACGGCATGGCGGAGGCCGGTACCGAGCAGGCGGCAGAGCTGGCGTTCCAGTACAGCTTCTTTCACTGGGGTATCAATCAGTGGGCGGCGTTTACGCTGGTGGGGCTGATTATCGCTTTCTTCCAGTTTCGCAAAGAGCGCCCCGGGTTGGTGTCCAACATGGTCGAACCCTTGCTGCGTGGCATGAAAAAGCCGGCGCCGGTGCTGGATGCCCTCAATGTGCTGGCGGTGATCGCCACGGTGATGGGCGTGGCGACATCCCTGGGGCTGGGGGTGTTGCAAATGAACGGCGGGCTGCATTCAGTATTCGGCTGGCCGGAGAATTTCTGGACCAAGGCCGGTATTCTCGGCGCCATGTTCCTGGTCTACACCGCCTCGTCCTATTCCGGGCTGGAGCGTGGCATCAAGGTGTTGAGTAATATCAACATGACCATGGTATTTGCCTTTCTGGCGTACCTGCTGTTCACCGGCCCGACGATTTACATCCTCGAAAACTTCGTCAACGGCATGGCCGGGTATCTGGGTAATTTCGTGCA
This region of Isoalcanivorax indicus genomic DNA includes:
- a CDS encoding BCCT family transporter, which gives rise to MFARERVYFFSAGLIFLLVLLGAGWSDQFRHVAGLALDVLGHYFGWFYLLAVFLFVVFLLYLAMGRYGKIRLGPQDSAPDFSFFSWINMLLSAGFGVGLVFYGMAEPMLHYLTPPHGMAEAGTEQAAELAFQYSFFHWGINQWAAFTLVGLIIAFFQFRKERPGLVSNMVEPLLRGMKKPAPVLDALNVLAVIATVMGVATSLGLGVLQMNGGLHSVFGWPENFWTKAGILGAMFLVYTASSYSGLERGIKVLSNINMTMVFAFLAYLLFTGPTIYILENFVNGMAGYLGNFVQMSLTLPPRDGSGWMNEYTVFYWAWVIAWSPFVGTFIARISRGRTIQEFVFGVLLVPPLLACVWIAVFGGTAMYMELEGAAPLAAAVDDNITTGLFRMYETMPFSTLLSALTMLVIFIFLVTSADSASYIVAQMTDNGSLNPPLYKRLSWGVLISAICFTLIVAGGLRGLQSASLVAALPFSIVLFMIMIVLLRELAADRRDMLINLYHRNDATPVGGDIFETDEFSGLDVEERIKRRMVVRNPRLK